The stretch of DNA CCCCAGATTGGCAGCGGTTTTCGGCGTTGCAATACCATGTGTGAGCCAAACACGTGCGGCAAGCGAACATCGGCCAGCACAGGCTGCGCCATTGCCAAAAAGATAAATAACCAGCGGTAGCAAAAACTTTTCATCAATCTGGGGCTTATAGTTCTGTTCAAGTAAAAGACAATACCGTCTGTTTACTACCAAACAAAACCACCAGACATGCTGCCCTCTACCGCCGAGCGTATATTGATTACGGGAGCCAGTGGCAACGTTGGCCTGGAAACGCTGCGTGCTTTAGTAAAGCACCCGCATAAATCCCAGATCGAATTACTCGCCGGCACGCGCAGCCCTGAGACTGACATGCGCGTAATACCCATACAACCCGACCGATATGTGCTGCTCGATTTTACCGACCCGGCCACCTTCGACGCGGCCCTATCGGGCGTTCGGCGCGTGTTGCTGGTTCGCCCTCCGCAGTTATCCGATGCTAACCGCTACTTTCGCCCGTTTGTCGAGGCCATGAAACGAGCAGGTGTTCAGCACGTTGTATTTCTATCGCTACAGGGCGTAGAAAACAACCCGGTAACGCCCCATTATACCATTGAAAAACTGATTGTTGAAGCGGGACTGCCGTTTACGTTCCTGCGTCCGAGTTTTTTCATGCAGAATCTCAGCACCACCCACCGCGATGAAATCCGGTCTCGCAACGAGATTTTTATTCCTGCTGGCAATGGTCGAACCAGCTTCGTTGACGTGCGCGACATTGGTGCCGTGGCCGCACTTGTGTTAACCGACACCACGGGCAATCATCTCAATCGGGGCTATGAGCTAACTGGTTCAGAAGCCCTCACGTACAGCGAAGTGGCGCAGATGCTGACGCAGGTGTTGGGACGGAAAATTAGTTATCGCAACCCGTCGGTGGTGCGGTTTATCTGGCGGAAGTGGCTGACGGAGAAAAACCCGCTCGGTTTTACGCTCGTGATGGTGGCCTTGTACACTGTCTCGAAATTAGGAAAAGCGGCCCGCACTACCTCCGACCTGGAACGGCTTTTGAAACGACCGCCCATCAAATTCCGGCAGTTCGCGATGGATACAAAAGCGGCCTGGCTGTCATAAAAAAAGCCCCGGCGTTGAGCCGGGGCCAAATCGTTTCAGTTATTTTTTATCGAATTCGCTGCCTTCCCTGCACCTCCAGTACGTCGGGCTGTTTGCGCCTGAGCGAGAGCGTGTAGCGCAGACTCACGCCATAACTCATGCCCGAACCCGTACCGCGCAACTGTGCCTGCTGCGCCAGCGTATTGTTGATGGTATAGGCCACATCAGTAGTGAGCGACGTACCTAAGCCCCAGAACTTGCGAACCGTGAAGCCGAGGTCAACATTATTACTTAGCCGCACATTGTATTCGGCACCGAGTTCGGCCATTGCCGTAGCCCGGCCATTGACGTTGGTCTGACTGTTAAGGCGCAATGTATCGACGGTTTCGTTCCGCCGGTAGCCAATCAGCGAAAACTGACCCTCGCGCTGCCCGTTGTTTGGCACCAGCCACATACCGCCACTGAGCCAGAAACCTGACCGCAGCCACGGCCCGCTCGTTG from Spirosoma montaniterrae encodes:
- a CDS encoding SDR family oxidoreductase produces the protein MLPSTAERILITGASGNVGLETLRALVKHPHKSQIELLAGTRSPETDMRVIPIQPDRYVLLDFTDPATFDAALSGVRRVLLVRPPQLSDANRYFRPFVEAMKRAGVQHVVFLSLQGVENNPVTPHYTIEKLIVEAGLPFTFLRPSFFMQNLSTTHRDEIRSRNEIFIPAGNGRTSFVDVRDIGAVAALVLTDTTGNHLNRGYELTGSEALTYSEVAQMLTQVLGRKISYRNPSVVRFIWRKWLTEKNPLGFTLVMVALYTVSKLGKAARTTSDLERLLKRPPIKFRQFAMDTKAAWLS